In one Cronobacter dublinensis subsp. dublinensis LMG 23823 genomic region, the following are encoded:
- a CDS encoding DUF2589 domain-containing protein yields the protein MSLKDWIRGNRETGAGGGQAPLTTASTQGTAAVDPPDEPVQRPVAAADITPPDPLPPGAPPPGSPPPGSGTPPSGPPPRGMPVTLADITRGMQHAATSANQLIAHQYMQALDPFFEHSDDGRLVPKVIEMALDDNHHFKLPLVALATPRGLMLEKMKVFLTVRTDAVEQQSAPAGVSDDAVGRFHVSMSPQSRDNNGRDSDHVDIEMQFTVLEPPESVMRLIEEYTNQVLPKPTDRSNDNG from the coding sequence ATGTCACTGAAAGACTGGATACGCGGCAACCGGGAAACGGGGGCGGGTGGCGGGCAGGCGCCGTTAACGACGGCGTCCACCCAGGGCACGGCAGCGGTAGACCCGCCGGACGAGCCCGTACAGCGCCCTGTCGCCGCCGCGGATATCACGCCGCCCGACCCTTTGCCGCCGGGCGCGCCGCCGCCAGGCTCGCCGCCCCCCGGCAGCGGTACGCCGCCGTCAGGGCCGCCGCCGCGCGGGATGCCCGTTACGCTCGCAGATATCACCCGCGGCATGCAGCACGCGGCGACCTCCGCGAACCAGCTCATCGCCCATCAGTATATGCAGGCGCTGGATCCCTTCTTCGAGCACAGCGACGACGGGCGGCTGGTGCCGAAAGTCATTGAGATGGCGCTTGATGACAACCACCACTTCAAGCTGCCGCTGGTGGCGCTGGCCACACCGCGCGGGCTGATGCTCGAAAAGATGAAAGTGTTCCTGACGGTACGCACGGATGCGGTTGAGCAGCAAAGCGCGCCGGCAGGCGTGTCCGACGATGCGGTAGGGCGTTTTCACGTCAGCATGTCGCCGCAGAGCCGGGATAACAACGGGCGTGACAGCGACCATGTGGACATTGAAATGCAGTTCACCGTACTGGAGCCGCCTGAAAGCGTGATGCGCCTGATTGAAGAATATACCAATCAGGTTCTCCCTAAACCGACAGACAGGAGTAATGACAATGGCTAA
- a CDS encoding lysozyme — translation MANIPVNTGIPGVELIKSFEGLRLEKYRDAVGKWTIGYGHLILPEENFTRALTLQEAEDLLRADLGMTERGIRKLVTVDVNQNQFDALVSFAFNVGLGNLQSSTLLRLLNQGSYREAADQFLRWNKAGGNVLAGLTRRREAERLLFLTAL, via the coding sequence ATGGCTAATATTCCCGTTAATACCGGTATACCCGGCGTGGAATTAATTAAATCATTTGAAGGACTGCGGCTGGAGAAATATCGGGACGCGGTCGGCAAATGGACCATCGGCTACGGCCATCTTATTTTACCGGAGGAAAACTTTACCCGCGCCTTAACGCTTCAGGAGGCGGAAGATCTCCTGCGCGCCGATTTAGGCATGACCGAGCGCGGCATTCGCAAGCTGGTGACGGTCGATGTGAACCAGAACCAGTTTGACGCGCTGGTGAGCTTTGCGTTTAACGTAGGGCTCGGCAACCTGCAAAGCAGTACACTGCTGAGGCTGCTGAATCAAGGCAGTTATCGCGAGGCGGCGGATCAGTTTTTACGCTGGAATAAAGCGGGCGGTAACGTGCTGGCCGGTTTAACCCGTCGCCGTGAAGCCGAGCGCCTTTTATTTCTGACCGCGCTCTGA